In one window of Clavelina lepadiformis chromosome 4, kaClaLepa1.1, whole genome shotgun sequence DNA:
- the LOC143452504 gene encoding uncharacterized protein LOC143452504: protein MLSAEKVLKLLANKLQINPRDCGVPNEVQLEEGKLLNKIRMRLGNAKQKNPHAVNFEHFRYFGDFEVGKYNGCQLLHLFVSLVNDPKILQNGNCVVFSIRGEYRFALLVFKPNWIDIITMPAEDSNHRYFYKKLFDDYSVNDEKYDIEQVQQLRSILPEKLQDFMKQPLADKVSCRYTAAFLGVLINIARRYCDDEHVQSEDRLLNRGFIPVCLKLAVDSAQSGKLEEVMLYRHLNFDDVKEDFVSNFRKKHGKQPCSEEIELNFRTKRAESETAVAIEILTHFKMPDDGEGLYNEISVEEMKSKLKTFYEI from the exons ATGCTCAGTGCAGAAAAGGTGCTTAAACTGCTggcaaacaaattgcaaattaaTCCTCGGGATTGTGGTGTTCCTAACGAAGTACAGTTGGAAGAAGGCAAgttgttaaacaaaattcGCATGCGTTTAGGGAACGCCAAACAGAAAAATCCACATGCAGTCAACTTCGAACATTTCAGATATTTTGGTGACTTTGAAGTCGGAAAATACAATGGCTGTCAACTCCttcacttgtttgtttcactTGTCAATGATCCAAAAATTCTTCAAAACGGAAATTGTGTTGTATTTTCAATTCGAGGTGAATACAGATTTGCTTTATTGGTTTTTAAGCCAAACTGGATAGATATAATAACAATGCCTGCCGAAGACTCTAACCATAGATATTTCTACAAGAAGCTCTTTGACGATTATTCGGTGAATGATGAAAAATACGACATCGAGCAAGTGCAACAACTTCGATCAATTTTGCCCGAAAAACTTCAAGACTTTATGAAACAACCACTTGCTGATAAAGTTTCGTGCAGATACACAGCAGCTTTTTTAGGagttttaattaacattgctcGAAGATACTGTGACGACGAACATGTTCAAAGCGAAGACCGGTTGTTAAATCGAGGGTTCATTCCGGTTTGTCTTAAATTGGCAGTTGATTCTGCACAGTCAGGCAAACTCGAAGAAGTCATGCTTTATAGACATTTAAACTTTGATGATGTGAAGGaggattttgtttcaaacttcCGTAAAAAACATGGAAAGCAACCTTGTTCAGAGGAAATTGAACTCAATTTTCGAACAAAGAGAGCAGAAAGCGAGACGGCGGTGGCGATCGAAATACTAACCCA ttttaaaatgcCCGATGACGGAGAAGGTCTTTACAATGAGATCAGTGTTGAAGAAATGAAGTCAAAgctaaaaacgttttatgaaATTTAG